One genomic segment of Methylocystis rosea includes these proteins:
- a CDS encoding tyrosine-type recombinase/integrase: MSEETATSPPDEDVQTDARLIERPAAPHLAALSEKARDYARNARSENTRRAYEADWRQFAAWLRRQGFDPLPPDPQTVGLYLAACMEGSSGRDPLSVSSLERRLSGICWRYRQLGAPLDASDRHISTVLAGIRRAHGRPPVQKEAIFADELLAMLATLEMDLRGIRDRAILALGFAGGLRRSEIVGLDCGPDQSEDGTGWVEIFPPGADISSASNNDGGAVLQISGKTGWREVEIGRGSRPETCPVALLETWMRLGRINHGPLFRPIAHKNGGVSADRLTDKHVARLVQRTALAAGIRGDLSEGERRLAFSGHSLRAGLASSAQIEEAHVQKHLGHASAEMTRRYQRKRDRFKVNLTKAAGL, encoded by the coding sequence ATGTCGGAAGAAACCGCCACTTCACCGCCCGACGAAGACGTCCAAACCGACGCGCGGCTCATCGAGCGACCGGCGGCTCCCCATCTCGCCGCGCTCTCCGAAAAGGCGCGCGATTACGCCCGTAACGCCCGCTCCGAAAACACAAGGCGCGCCTACGAGGCCGACTGGCGGCAGTTTGCCGCCTGGCTGCGCCGCCAGGGTTTTGACCCCCTGCCCCCGGACCCGCAAACCGTCGGGCTCTATCTCGCCGCCTGCATGGAGGGTTCCAGCGGGCGTGATCCTTTGAGCGTATCGTCGCTCGAGCGACGGCTCTCGGGCATCTGCTGGCGCTACCGCCAGCTCGGCGCGCCACTCGATGCGTCAGATCGGCACATTTCCACCGTGCTCGCCGGCATCCGCCGCGCCCATGGCCGCCCGCCGGTCCAGAAGGAGGCGATCTTCGCCGACGAGCTGCTGGCGATGCTGGCGACGCTCGAGATGGATCTGCGTGGGATCCGCGACCGCGCGATTCTCGCGCTGGGCTTCGCCGGCGGTCTGCGCCGGTCGGAAATCGTCGGCCTCGATTGCGGGCCCGATCAGAGCGAGGACGGAACCGGCTGGGTCGAAATTTTTCCTCCTGGCGCGGATATATCCAGCGCCAGCAACAACGACGGCGGCGCGGTGCTGCAGATTTCCGGCAAAACCGGCTGGCGCGAGGTCGAAATCGGCCGCGGCTCCCGTCCCGAAACCTGCCCCGTCGCGCTGCTCGAAACCTGGATGCGGCTCGGGCGCATCAATCATGGGCCGTTATTTCGACCGATCGCCCACAAGAACGGCGGCGTGTCCGCCGATCGCTTGACCGACAAACACGTCGCTCGCCTCGTCCAAAGGACCGCGCTCGCCGCCGGGATTCGCGGCGATCTGAGCGAGGGCGAGCGGCGCCTCGCCTTCTCTGGCCACAGCTTGCGCGCCGGCCTCGCCTCCTCGGCGCAAATCGAGGAAGCGCATGTGCAAAAGCATCTCGGCCACGCCAGCGCCGAGATGACGCGTCGATACCAGAGGAAACGCGACCGCTTCAAAGTCAATCTCACCAAGGCGGCGGGGCTGTAA
- a CDS encoding Mu transposase C-terminal domain-containing protein, translating to MDIGDIDPQEWAAAQRRAEVLSKLPERPSGEQIRDAMAALGVGRTTLFRWLKRFRESARTSALAPRRRGPQSGMRPLTPDVLAVVEKHFREFYATRRRPTLTRFWAEVAADCRRQGFPVPSIRRLRRWLDRQDEAELLRRREGKGKSEPIFLATPGSLEASAPLAIVQMDHTKVDVTVVDPITRLPIGRPTLTLAIDVATRMAMGFHLSLDPPSLTAVALCLTHAVMDKTRWLAARGIAAEWPARGIPRVIHVDNGAEFHALAFERACAEHGVDLVYRPPGTPRFGGHIERLIGTMMGAVHLIPGSHFSNIRARGDLDPERQAVMTLRELETYFALEIVGAYHARIHKALGAPPAAVWRARIDEVAVRMPCDVRRFLIDFLPAERRVLQRDGLHLHHIRYWSDELRWLMGRGAEKLTVKYDPRDLSVVFVRVGEGYLEARPADRTRPSIALWEQRAALRALRAAGRRAVDEEQIFSTILAQRALVDEAVRATKAMRRDAARRPRSPPPKTIEVPQAAAPRAADPPLVLPYFEVEEWDD from the coding sequence ATGGATATTGGCGACATCGACCCGCAAGAATGGGCGGCGGCGCAACGGCGCGCGGAGGTTCTCTCCAAGCTGCCCGAGCGGCCTTCGGGCGAGCAAATCCGCGACGCCATGGCGGCGCTCGGGGTCGGCCGGACGACGCTGTTTCGCTGGTTGAAGCGGTTTCGAGAGAGCGCCCGGACCAGCGCGCTGGCGCCGCGTCGTCGCGGCCCCCAATCCGGGATGCGTCCGCTGACGCCTGATGTTCTCGCCGTTGTCGAGAAACACTTCCGGGAGTTCTACGCGACGCGGCGGCGTCCTACGTTGACGCGGTTCTGGGCCGAGGTCGCCGCCGATTGTCGGCGCCAGGGATTCCCCGTTCCGTCCATTCGCCGTCTGCGTCGCTGGCTCGATCGCCAGGACGAGGCCGAACTGCTCCGACGGCGGGAAGGCAAGGGCAAGTCGGAGCCGATTTTTCTGGCGACGCCGGGATCGTTGGAGGCGAGTGCGCCGCTGGCGATCGTGCAGATGGACCACACCAAGGTTGATGTGACCGTCGTGGATCCCATCACCCGGCTTCCCATTGGCCGGCCGACGCTGACGCTGGCGATCGACGTCGCCACACGGATGGCGATGGGCTTCCATCTGTCGCTCGATCCGCCCTCGCTGACGGCGGTCGCGCTGTGTCTGACCCATGCGGTGATGGACAAGACGCGTTGGCTGGCGGCGCGCGGGATCGCGGCGGAATGGCCGGCGCGGGGAATACCCCGCGTCATCCATGTCGACAATGGCGCCGAATTCCATGCGCTGGCTTTTGAGCGCGCCTGCGCCGAACACGGCGTGGATCTCGTTTATCGGCCGCCGGGAACGCCTCGTTTCGGCGGCCACATCGAGCGGCTGATCGGGACGATGATGGGGGCGGTCCATCTCATTCCGGGGTCGCATTTTTCCAACATCCGCGCGCGCGGCGATCTCGATCCGGAGCGGCAGGCGGTGATGACCTTGCGCGAGCTCGAGACCTATTTCGCCCTGGAAATCGTCGGGGCCTATCACGCGCGGATCCATAAGGCGCTCGGGGCGCCGCCGGCGGCGGTCTGGCGGGCGCGCATCGACGAGGTCGCTGTGCGCATGCCCTGCGACGTCAGGCGGTTCCTGATCGATTTCCTTCCCGCCGAGCGGCGCGTTTTGCAACGTGACGGCCTGCATCTCCATCACATCCGCTACTGGTCTGACGAGCTGCGCTGGCTCATGGGGCGGGGCGCGGAAAAGCTCACGGTGAAATACGATCCGCGCGACCTCTCGGTGGTCTTCGTGCGGGTGGGGGAGGGGTATCTCGAAGCGCGCCCGGCCGATCGAACGCGCCCTTCCATCGCGCTGTGGGAGCAGCGGGCGGCGTTGCGGGCCTTGCGCGCGGCGGGCCGCCGGGCGGTCGACGAGGAACAGATCTTTTCGACGATCCTTGCTCAGCGCGCTTTGGTGGACGAGGCGGTGCGCGCCACCAAGGCAATGCGGCGCGACGCGGCGCGGCGTCCCAGATCGCCGCCGCCGAAGACGATTGAGGTCCCGCAGGCCGCCGCGCCGCGCGCGGCGGACCCGCCGCTGGTGCTGCCCTATTTCGAGGTGGAGGAATGGGATGACTGA
- a CDS encoding TniB family NTP-binding protein has product MTEDFEHLFATIRPIAALSSEERLRRIRADRWINYPRAQQALAMLEELISFPRRARMPNLLIVGESGMGKTMIVEKFARDHPAYFDAVNGLKRMPVVLVQMVSGPDEARFYKRLLAAIGAPEPTRPTLGALENVALRVLEQAQPGMLVIDEVHSLHAGTVREQARFLNMLRFLGNELRIPLVCVGTQQARNALKTDEQLVRRFEAIALPPWRNDQDFAALIGSLQRTLPLRRQSEIGERALKSILETTGGVTAAIFSLMTRLAVAAIVSGEERIMGSDFEVARTTSLLGEAV; this is encoded by the coding sequence ATGACTGAGGATTTTGAGCATTTGTTCGCCACGATCCGTCCAATCGCCGCGCTGAGCTCGGAAGAGCGGTTGCGGCGGATTCGCGCCGACCGCTGGATCAATTACCCGCGGGCGCAGCAGGCGCTGGCGATGCTCGAGGAGCTGATCTCGTTTCCCCGACGCGCCCGCATGCCCAATCTGCTGATCGTCGGCGAGTCCGGCATGGGCAAGACGATGATCGTCGAAAAGTTCGCGCGCGATCACCCCGCCTATTTCGACGCCGTCAATGGGCTCAAGCGCATGCCGGTCGTGCTCGTCCAGATGGTCTCGGGGCCGGATGAAGCGCGGTTTTACAAGCGGCTGCTCGCGGCGATCGGCGCGCCGGAGCCGACCCGGCCGACGCTCGGCGCTTTGGAGAATGTGGCGTTGCGTGTGCTGGAGCAGGCGCAGCCGGGCATGCTGGTCATCGACGAGGTGCACAGCCTCCACGCGGGCACGGTGCGCGAGCAGGCGCGGTTCCTCAACATGCTGCGGTTTTTGGGCAACGAGCTGCGCATCCCGCTCGTTTGCGTCGGCACCCAGCAGGCCCGCAATGCGCTCAAGACCGACGAGCAACTCGTGCGCCGCTTCGAGGCCATCGCGCTCCCGCCCTGGCGGAACGACCAGGATTTCGCGGCGTTGATCGGAAGTTTGCAGCGCACGCTGCCGTTGCGCCGGCAAAGCGAGATCGGCGAGCGGGCGCTCAAAAGCATCCTTGAGACGACGGGCGGCGTCACCGCTGCGATCTTCTCCTTGATGACGCGGCTTGCCGTCGCCGCCATCGTCAGCGGCGAGGAGCGGATCATGGGATCGGATTTCGAGGTCGCCAGGACGACCTCGTTGCTCGGGGAGGCGGTGTGA
- a CDS encoding TniQ family protein has protein sequence MNAAALASLLPVAPRPAAEERLSSWLSRVAGIYGLSASALLDHFGLAGVSPLTLEQDLSAGQGALIAARAGLSASTIDAMTFATLAPHARVMIAPSARYFCPLCAQTPAIGRKDAALPWTFWCSVHGVRLRGRDKRPMQSFLPESVLERLDPLARRGVARLAAWAEERDAVGEIDPPVPELLRFLTTPYRRPSPPSLAEQPRLSLEARRANHAFLTRPIVRQALLVAAPEYDRFAPVLAKPVRPGLAALACGSLLQNYALAVGVARLTENPVEHAAAALAAADAEGETNLRRILRTWPSATRRRIGVELRRLTDAQPAGKAPRRRRLQRSSINYARVPQISARLVP, from the coding sequence GTGAACGCGGCGGCGCTCGCCTCGCTCTTGCCTGTCGCGCCGCGACCGGCGGCGGAAGAGCGCCTGTCGTCGTGGCTGTCGCGGGTCGCCGGGATATACGGCTTATCGGCGAGCGCGCTGCTCGACCATTTCGGGCTCGCGGGAGTTTCGCCGCTGACGCTGGAACAGGACCTGTCGGCGGGGCAGGGGGCCTTGATCGCGGCGCGCGCCGGGCTGAGCGCGTCCACGATCGACGCGATGACATTCGCGACCCTGGCGCCGCACGCCCGTGTCATGATCGCGCCGAGCGCCAGATATTTTTGCCCGCTTTGCGCTCAAACTCCCGCGATCGGCCGCAAGGATGCGGCGCTGCCCTGGACCTTTTGGTGTTCCGTGCACGGCGTTCGGCTGCGGGGGCGCGACAAGCGGCCGATGCAGAGCTTTCTGCCCGAAAGCGTTCTCGAACGCCTCGATCCGCTGGCGCGCCGCGGCGTCGCCCGCTTGGCGGCCTGGGCCGAGGAGCGCGACGCCGTGGGCGAGATCGACCCGCCGGTTCCGGAGCTGCTGCGGTTCCTGACCACACCCTACCGTCGCCCGTCGCCGCCATCCCTGGCGGAGCAGCCGCGACTCTCACTGGAGGCGCGCCGCGCCAACCACGCGTTTCTGACCCGGCCGATCGTCCGCCAGGCCCTGCTTGTCGCCGCGCCGGAATATGATCGCTTCGCGCCCGTGCTCGCCAAGCCAGTTCGCCCGGGGCTCGCCGCGCTCGCGTGCGGCTCGCTCTTACAGAACTACGCTTTGGCCGTCGGCGTGGCGCGCCTGACCGAAAATCCCGTCGAACACGCGGCGGCGGCGCTGGCGGCGGCCGACGCCGAGGGGGAGACGAACCTGCGTCGTATTTTGAGGACCTGGCCGTCTGCGACGCGCCGTCGCATCGGCGTCGAGTTACGACGCCTGACCGACGCGCAGCCGGCTGGAAAGGCTCCGCGACGGCGTCGATTGCAGCGCAGTTCCATAAATTATGCGCGAGTCCCACAAATTTCGGCGCGGCTTGTCCCATGA
- a CDS encoding DUF1403 family protein: MLQSDSSACLEIDTTSGAAPQRRARRRRDAAPNPPKPLEIRPFPQWAKVGGVQHDAASAHFFAGVALARLDQVLRSGADVSRAGIDSADVSSAGGKAADGSSAGKNFGEAGAEPVFVGALRQRLALRAAATCAAMARLREDEVALRDAEHLAGFDAAPTPGGRLHRLWRLFATCPRRPDAQYFRVAADCLDLPHDIDCAALMYENLTCANPLTAAARVSAEAAQILVDAPQIDAEIFPLWLADVTLARRLGWEAPIPLLATTILHPSFRATSSEGAGNIVATRGRRPRPSDPDWPLSVARATAHAAQDAYALAGELSRRTDTLLNVAAKLRAKGAGRVIALLLADDCVSAPRAAKAAGLSDRASRRLFDRLVALGAVRELSGRANFRLYGL; the protein is encoded by the coding sequence ATGCTGCAGAGCGATTCGTCTGCCTGTTTGGAGATCGACACGACGTCAGGCGCGGCCCCGCAACGTCGCGCCAGGCGCCGCCGCGATGCGGCCCCGAACCCGCCAAAACCCTTAGAAATTCGGCCTTTTCCGCAGTGGGCGAAGGTCGGCGGCGTTCAACACGACGCGGCCAGCGCGCACTTCTTCGCCGGCGTCGCGCTGGCGCGGCTCGACCAGGTTTTGCGTTCCGGCGCCGATGTTTCGCGCGCCGGAATCGACTCCGCCGATGTTTCGAGCGCCGGCGGAAAAGCCGCCGATGGTTCGAGCGCCGGCAAAAACTTCGGCGAAGCGGGCGCGGAACCCGTCTTCGTCGGCGCATTGCGCCAGCGCCTCGCCTTGCGCGCCGCCGCCACCTGCGCCGCAATGGCGCGCCTACGCGAAGATGAAGTGGCGCTGCGCGACGCCGAGCATCTCGCCGGCTTTGACGCCGCGCCGACGCCGGGCGGACGCCTGCATCGCCTGTGGCGTCTCTTCGCAACGTGTCCGCGGCGGCCTGACGCACAATATTTTCGCGTCGCCGCCGATTGTCTCGACCTGCCGCACGACATCGATTGCGCCGCGCTCATGTACGAGAATTTGACGTGTGCAAATCCGCTTACCGCGGCGGCGCGTGTGAGCGCTGAGGCGGCGCAAATCTTGGTCGACGCGCCGCAAATCGACGCGGAAATTTTCCCCCTATGGCTCGCCGACGTAACGCTGGCGCGCCGCCTCGGTTGGGAAGCGCCAATCCCTCTTTTGGCGACGACGATTTTGCATCCCTCTTTCCGGGCCACATCGTCTGAGGGCGCAGGAAACATTGTCGCAACGCGGGGTCGTCGACCGCGGCCGAGCGATCCCGATTGGCCTTTGAGCGTCGCGCGCGCCACGGCACACGCTGCGCAGGACGCTTATGCGCTTGCCGGCGAGCTGTCGCGGCGTACTGACACGCTGCTGAACGTCGCAGCGAAATTGCGCGCCAAAGGAGCAGGGCGCGTCATTGCGTTGTTGCTTGCCGACGACTGCGTTTCAGCGCCGCGTGCGGCGAAGGCGGCGGGTCTTTCCGACCGCGCGTCGCGCCGCCTCTTCGACCGACTCGTTGCGCTTGGCGCCGTGCGCGAACTCTCTGGGCGCGCAAATTTTCGACTCTACGGACTGTGA
- the scpB gene encoding SMC-Scp complex subunit ScpB yields the protein MREITELRSMKTRRTDATSAQETRAPTKGRTARRDQELLFDADLVDLPQAMRWREWMGRVEAAIFASPAPVTREALAKLVGRACNFDDLICDIRDELRARPYELVHVAGGYQLRTKARYADAIRALNNGARAGGPPQLTPTELLTVTAIAYLQPATRAELSRLAGREISRDVIGSLKSLDLIAAGPRAPQPGAPYAYVTTKKFLEVFGLASLRDLPDIEKLEDAGLLQCSANEIKLDGMLDPRDKDAIELVEDIDEESD from the coding sequence ATGAGAGAGATCACCGAACTGCGATCCATGAAGACGCGCCGCACTGACGCCACATCGGCGCAAGAAACGCGCGCGCCAACGAAAGGTCGTACGGCGCGGCGCGATCAGGAGTTGCTGTTCGACGCCGATCTCGTCGATCTGCCGCAAGCCATGCGCTGGCGAGAATGGATGGGGCGCGTTGAGGCGGCGATCTTTGCGTCACCCGCACCGGTGACGCGTGAGGCGCTGGCCAAACTGGTTGGGCGCGCCTGCAATTTTGATGATTTGATTTGCGATATTCGCGACGAATTGCGCGCGCGGCCGTATGAACTGGTTCATGTCGCCGGCGGCTACCAACTGCGCACCAAGGCGCGCTACGCCGACGCCATTCGCGCGCTCAACAACGGCGCCCGCGCCGGCGGTCCGCCGCAATTGACGCCGACCGAACTCCTCACCGTAACGGCGATCGCTTATCTGCAACCGGCGACGCGCGCCGAGCTCTCGCGTCTCGCCGGTCGAGAAATCAGCCGTGACGTCATCGGTAGCTTGAAAAGCCTCGACCTCATTGCCGCTGGACCGCGCGCGCCGCAACCGGGCGCGCCTTACGCCTATGTCACGACGAAGAAATTTCTAGAAGTTTTTGGACTCGCAAGTTTGCGTGACTTGCCCGACATCGAAAAGCTCGAAGATGCCGGACTACTGCAGTGCTCCGCCAATGAAATTAAGCTGGATGGCATGTTGGACCCTAGAGATAAGGACGCGATTGAACTCGTGGAGGACATCGACGAAGAGTCGGATTAA
- a CDS encoding invasion associated locus B family protein — protein MVRAEDAANVNLRVMILKPRELKGGVLRIVAPMNVFLPNGVSLKIDQTDIGRVGFVRCAPSGCIADAPIEDKLLDQLEQAPNDVNRFGIPESANI, from the coding sequence ATGGTCAGGGCCGAGGACGCGGCCAACGTCAATCTGCGCGTGATGATCCTGAAGCCTAGGGAATTAAAAGGCGGGGTCCTTCGGATTGTTGCGCCGATGAACGTGTTCTTGCCCAATGGCGTTAGCCTCAAGATCGATCAAACGGACATCGGCCGCGTGGGCTTTGTTCGATGCGCGCCATCAGGCTGCATCGCTGACGCGCCGATTGAAGACAAGCTTCTCGATCAGCTAGAGCAGGCTCCGAACGATGTGAATCGATTTGGGATTCCCGAATCGGCTAACATCTGA
- a CDS encoding IS630 transposase-related protein, with translation MALSNDLRKRVVEAVVSGGLSRNAAAQRFEVGIASAVRWVKQFETTGAMSPKATGGDRRSGRIEAHHDYLMGLIRRTPDITLLEIQERLIKNCGEHFSSSVLWRFFDRHGVTFKKRPRTPRSSGART, from the coding sequence ATGGCGCTTTCCAACGATCTTCGCAAACGAGTGGTGGAAGCGGTCGTCTCTGGAGGGTTGTCGCGCAATGCGGCGGCGCAGCGTTTCGAAGTCGGCATCGCCAGCGCCGTGCGCTGGGTCAAGCAATTCGAGACGACGGGAGCAATGTCGCCGAAGGCTACTGGAGGCGATCGTCGCTCCGGCCGTATCGAAGCCCATCACGACTACCTCATGGGACTGATCCGGCGCACGCCGGACATTACGCTGCTCGAGATCCAGGAGCGCCTGATCAAGAACTGCGGTGAGCATTTTTCGAGCTCGGTGCTGTGGCGCTTTTTTGACCGTCACGGCGTCACGTTCAAAAAAAGACCGCGCACGCCACGGAGCAGCGGCGCCCGGACGTGA
- a CDS encoding Tn3 family transposase has translation MKKHEILSPQSRAELFDPPTDPAAIVRQYTFSLDDLTLIRQRRRDANRLGFAVHLAYLKFPGRVLGSEEAPASDMVVFLAQQLGVGSDVYSEYAHRDETRREHLGDIQSYLCVRPFSRDDYRYVAKIATTEAIGTDRGHAIVAAMIEALRSRGILLPVPTILERIGLAARARARKQAHTNLIEGLEQQTIAALQALIAVRNDRDRTQLAWLCDWPEAPTQKNLVGVVERLQFIRNLGVGPDREQRIHRARYRAIAKETAILSAQHLSRFDTPRRTATLVVFAREMEAILTDAALVMFDKMLGGVYRRAERAYRENVVHRAKALDASARALLHMAKAMLAAKESGEDQDAAVERSLGWERLKALVAGTEIVVTNTREDNLTEIVERYPTVRRMIPVLLNAFVFHSWKPNDSLLDALDLLRGLYAARPRQLPQRPPTAFLKATWRKLVGRGSAFDRRAYEVAVMMTLRDSLRSGDIWVEGSRAFRAFGDFLLPPEAFVTRRQEGELGLAVPDRFEDWRTERTALLESRLSEIDALASAGKLVEAAITAEGLSISPIRKDENDELDDVARRLYGMLPRLRITEVLAEVNGWTGFAERFGHLRTGAPPEESVGLMTALLADATNLGLARMARSSKIFSHSKLLWIAEWHVRDETYQAALACLIEAIHAQPFTRVWGDGGTSSSDGQFFKAGGHGEARADYNAKYGSEPGVKFYTHVSDRYAPFHTKVIAANASEAAHILDGLLHHECSLDIREHYTDTAGAVDHVFGLCHLTGFRFAPRIRDLADRRLYVADARATYKSLDPMIGGAIDFRIIGENWDETLRLAASIKAGTVAPSILMRRLAAYPKQNALAKTLREIGRLERTLFTLDWISDPALRRRTNAGLNKGEARNALARAVFFHRLGEIRDRTFENQRYRASGLNLVVSAVVLWNTVYLSHAVAELRSSGERVRDDLLAHIAPLGWEHITFNGDYVWPTEPLQNAFRPLRNPRSELLDAA, from the coding sequence ATGAAAAAACACGAAATTCTTTCCCCACAATCCCGGGCTGAGTTGTTCGACCCGCCGACAGATCCGGCAGCTATCGTTCGGCAGTACACGTTCTCGCTCGATGATTTGACATTGATCCGCCAACGACGTCGTGATGCCAATCGATTGGGATTTGCCGTGCATCTTGCCTATTTGAAATTTCCCGGCAGAGTTCTCGGTAGTGAGGAGGCTCCCGCCTCCGACATGGTCGTTTTTTTGGCACAACAGCTCGGAGTGGGATCGGACGTTTATAGCGAATACGCGCACCGTGACGAAACCCGTCGCGAGCATCTGGGCGACATACAGTCATATCTTTGCGTTCGTCCTTTCAGCCGCGATGATTATCGCTATGTCGCAAAGATTGCGACGACCGAAGCGATAGGCACGGATCGTGGCCATGCGATCGTTGCAGCCATGATCGAGGCTTTGAGATCCCGTGGCATTTTGTTGCCTGTGCCGACAATTTTGGAGCGCATCGGCTTGGCGGCACGCGCTCGCGCCCGAAAGCAGGCTCACACGAATCTTATAGAGGGATTGGAACAACAAACGATCGCCGCACTGCAGGCGTTGATAGCAGTCAGAAACGATAGAGACCGCACGCAGCTTGCCTGGTTGTGTGACTGGCCAGAGGCGCCGACGCAGAAGAACCTGGTTGGCGTCGTCGAGCGCTTGCAATTCATCCGCAACTTGGGCGTCGGTCCAGATCGCGAGCAACGGATTCATCGCGCGCGTTACAGGGCGATCGCCAAGGAAACGGCCATTCTCAGCGCTCAGCATCTTTCGCGGTTCGACACGCCGCGCCGAACGGCGACTCTGGTCGTGTTCGCCCGCGAGATGGAAGCGATCCTCACGGACGCGGCGCTGGTCATGTTCGACAAGATGCTTGGCGGTGTCTACCGTCGCGCCGAACGCGCCTACAGAGAAAATGTTGTCCATCGAGCGAAAGCGCTCGATGCTTCGGCGCGAGCGCTTCTTCATATGGCGAAAGCCATGTTGGCCGCGAAGGAATCGGGAGAGGACCAAGACGCGGCTGTCGAACGCTCGCTCGGCTGGGAACGCTTGAAAGCGCTCGTCGCGGGAACAGAAATTGTCGTCACCAACACGCGCGAAGATAATCTGACCGAAATCGTCGAAAGATATCCGACGGTGCGCCGAATGATACCGGTCCTGCTCAACGCATTTGTGTTCCACTCATGGAAGCCAAACGACTCATTGCTCGACGCGCTCGATCTGTTGCGCGGACTTTATGCGGCGCGGCCGAGACAACTCCCGCAGCGCCCGCCCACAGCGTTTCTGAAAGCGACGTGGCGCAAGCTCGTTGGACGAGGATCTGCGTTTGATCGTCGGGCCTATGAGGTCGCAGTCATGATGACGTTACGCGACAGTTTGCGGTCCGGGGATATCTGGGTCGAGGGCAGCCGCGCGTTCCGCGCCTTCGGCGATTTTCTTCTGCCGCCAGAGGCTTTTGTCACACGACGACAAGAAGGCGAATTGGGGCTTGCCGTCCCGGATCGCTTCGAGGATTGGCGCACTGAGCGAACGGCCTTGCTTGAATCGCGGCTCAGTGAAATTGATGCGCTCGCGTCGGCAGGCAAACTTGTCGAAGCGGCCATAACCGCAGAAGGATTATCGATCAGTCCCATTCGCAAAGACGAGAACGATGAACTAGACGATGTCGCGCGGCGGCTCTACGGCATGTTGCCGCGCCTGCGCATCACCGAGGTTCTCGCCGAGGTCAATGGTTGGACAGGATTTGCCGAGCGCTTCGGTCATCTGCGAACCGGCGCGCCGCCCGAGGAGAGCGTCGGGCTGATGACCGCATTACTCGCGGACGCCACCAATCTCGGCCTCGCCCGAATGGCGCGCAGCTCCAAAATATTTAGCCATTCCAAATTGCTCTGGATCGCCGAATGGCATGTTCGCGATGAAACCTATCAGGCGGCGCTCGCGTGTCTGATCGAAGCGATCCACGCGCAGCCGTTCACAAGGGTCTGGGGCGACGGCGGCACGTCATCGTCGGATGGACAATTTTTCAAGGCAGGCGGCCATGGAGAGGCGCGCGCCGACTACAACGCCAAATATGGCTCGGAGCCGGGCGTCAAGTTTTATACGCATGTCTCCGATCGCTATGCGCCGTTTCACACCAAGGTCATCGCCGCCAACGCCAGCGAGGCCGCGCATATTCTGGACGGGTTGCTTCACCACGAATGCTCGCTGGACATCCGCGAGCATTATACGGACACGGCGGGCGCCGTCGATCACGTGTTCGGTCTCTGCCATCTCACGGGATTTCGATTTGCGCCGCGCATTCGCGATCTTGCCGATCGCCGGCTCTATGTCGCTGATGCTCGCGCCACATATAAATCACTCGACCCGATGATCGGCGGCGCTATCGACTTCCGCATCATCGGCGAAAATTGGGATGAGACGTTGCGCCTCGCGGCGTCAATCAAAGCTGGAACGGTTGCGCCGTCGATCCTGATGCGTCGGCTCGCCGCTTACCCCAAACAGAATGCGCTGGCGAAGACGCTTCGGGAGATCGGGCGGCTCGAACGCACCCTCTTCACCCTCGACTGGATCAGCGACCCGGCTCTGAGGCGGCGAACAAACGCCGGGCTCAACAAGGGTGAGGCCCGCAACGCGCTCGCCAGGGCGGTGTTCTTTCATCGTCTTGGCGAGATCCGCGACCGGACCTTCGAAAATCAGCGCTACCGGGCCTCTGGCCTCAATCTCGTCGTCTCGGCCGTCGTCCTTTGGAATACGGTCTATCTCAGCCACGCCGTTGCCGAGCTTCGCTCCAGCGGAGAACGCGTCCGTGACGATTTGCTCGCCCATATCGCGCCGCTCGGCTGGGAGCACATCACCTTCAACGGGGACTATGTTTGGCCGACCGAGCCGCTCCAAAATGCTTTCCGGCCCCTCAGAAACCCCCGCTCTGAGCTACTCGATGCGGCTTAG